One segment of Mesoplodon densirostris isolate mMesDen1 chromosome 6, mMesDen1 primary haplotype, whole genome shotgun sequence DNA contains the following:
- the LOC132492247 gene encoding large ribosomal subunit protein eL42-like, with protein sequence MVNAPKTRRPFCKKCGKHQPHKVTQYKKGKNSLYDQGKRRYDQKQSGYGGQTKPIFQKKAKSTKKIMLRLECVEPNCRSKRMLAIKSCNILNSEEIRRERAK encoded by the coding sequence ATGGTCAATGCACCAAAAACCCGAAGGCCTTTCTGTAAGAAATGTGGAAAGCATCAACCTCACAAAGTGACCCAGTATAAGAAGGGCAAAAATTCCCTGTATGACCAGGGGAAAAGGCGCTATGATCAGAAGCAGAGTGGCTATGGTGGGCAAACAAAGCCAATTTTCCAGAAGAAGGCTAAAAGCACAAAGAAGATCATGCTGAGACTTGAATGTGTTGAGCCCAACTGCAGATCCAAGAGGATGCTGGCCATTAAGAGCTGCAACATTTTGAACTCGGAGGAGATAAGAAGAGAAAGGGCCAAGTGA